A stretch of DNA from Streptomyces gobiensis:
TGCTTGGCCCACACCGCACATGCGGCCGAGGATAGCCCTGCTCCCAGCCGGGTCCGGGTGGGCTGATCGGTATCCATGGGAGCTATCTAAACCCAACGTGACTCCGATGATGTGATGAGTAGCAAAACGTCCCCCAAGCTGCTTGCGTGACGGTAGAGTTCAGCGGCCTCTGGCGCCGTCGAAGGGGGTTTTAATTCCCTTATGTCCGATCCTTCGAAACTATGCGGAACAGCATCCTGTCCCGGATAAACACGCAGGTCACCGAGTCTGCTCCCCGCGCATGCGGGGATGGTCCCGCCGCCTATCTGGCCGCAGCTTCAAGCGGCCACTGCTCCCCGCGCATGCGGGGATGGTCCCGTCGCCTTGACGACTCCTTGCCCGCTGTAGCGCTGCTCCCCGCGCATGCGGGGATGGTCCCTGCGCTCCCGTCTAGACGCCCTGGGCATCTCCCTGCTCCCCGCGCATGCGGGGATGGTCCCAGCCAGCGGGCCACGGCCCGTGAGCCGACTGTCTGCTCCCCGCGCATGCGGGGATGGTCCCCTGGAGTTCGACTACGACGATCCGGTCCCCGACTGCTCCCCGCGCATGCGGGGATGGTCCCGCCAGGGTCTTCAGGTCCATCGGTGTCTCCAGCTGCTCCCCGCGCATGCGGGGATGGTCCCTCCGCCAGCGCCTTCCAGCTGTCCGTCCACGCCTGCTCCCCGCGCTTGCGGGGATGGTCCCGGGCTGTCGTGCGGGTCCTCCATTCGCGAGGCCTGCTCCCCGCGCTTGCGGGGATGGTCCCAAAGCCGACGACCTGCTGGACACGGTCAACGACTGCTCCCCGCGCTTGCGGGGATGGTCCCTCAGCCACCCCGTCCGGGGTGAGCTGGAGGCTCTGCTCCCCGCGCTTGCGGGGATGGTCCCGGCGGGGAGGGGGAAGGGGTGCGGCCGCAGGGCTGCTCCCCGCGCTTGCGGGGATGGTCCCCGCTAGGGACGCGTCGTCAACAGCGAAGACCTCTGCTCCCCGCGCTTGCGGGGATGGTCCCTGGCCCATCGGCAGTATTCCAGGAAGGAAAGTCTGCTCCCCGCGCATGCGGGGATGGTCCCTCGGCATGGAACCAGACGAGGTTCTGCGCCTGCTGCTCCCCGCGCATGCGGGGATGGTCCCCGCGGCCACCGGGCCCATCTCGATCTCACCGGCTGCTCCCCGCGCATGCGGGGATGGTCCCGCCGACCGTGCGATCCGCCAGCTCCACCGGCACTGCTCCCCGCGCATGCGGGGATGGTCCCGCCCTGTGGGATCTTGCCCGGCTGGTGGGGGCCTGCTCCCCGCGCATGCGGGGATGGTCCCGGGTTGGTGAAGCCGAAGTCGACAACCCACCACTGCTGCCCGCGCATGCGGGGATGGTCCCCGCTATGTCATCCCGGAGTGGGGGAACCGGCACTGCTCCCCGCGCATGCGGGGATGGTCCCGGCGCCAGCGGACCACAGCGGCTCGAGCCCGTCTGCTCCCCGCGCATGCGGGGATGGTCCCGCCACGCACCGCCGCACGGCCGCCGGAAGGATCTGCTCCCCGCGCATGCGGGGATGGTTCCTCCTGGAGTCGTCGTGCTCCCCGTGCAGCGGGGATGGTCATACGCCCCGGGGCGGGGCAGGCGCTCCGCGCGCTCGTGGGGGCTCGGGTTCGGGGACTACACGCCACAGCAGGGCGGAGCGTTCTGGGAGGTCGATGACTGTGCCGGCTTTGTGGAGGGTGGCTGGGGGGTGGTGTTGGTTCTCTTGGGAGGTGTCGATGAGGAGTTCGTAGGTGGTGGCCCAGGGTGGGCCCGGGAGGGGGAAGCGGAGGGGGTGGTGGGCTGCGTGGAGGAGGGCCAGGAAGCTGTCGTCGGTGACGGGGTCGCCCTTGGCGTCCCGGTGGGGGATGTCGCGGCCGGAGAGGTAGAGGCCGATGGTTGAGCTGGGGGCGTACCAGTCGGCCTCGGTCATTTCCGTGCCGTGGGGGGTGAACCAGGCCAGGTCACGCAGGCCACCGGGGGCGTGGGGGCGGCCGGAGAAGAAGGCTTTGCGGCGCAGGACCGGGTGGGCGCGGCGTAGGGCGATGAGGCGGGTGGTGAGGTCGAAGAGGGCTTGCCAGGCGGGGTCGTCGAGGAGGGACCAGTCGAGCCAGCTGGTCTCGTTGTCCTGGCAGTAGGCGTTGTTGTTGCCGTGCTGGGTGCGGCCCAGTTCATCGCCCGCGACGAGCATGGGTACGCCGGTGGAGAGCAGCAGGGTGGTGAGGAGATTGCGGAGCTGGCGGCGGCGGAGGGCGTTGATGTCGGCGTTGTCTGTTTCGCCTTCGGCGCCGCAGTTCCAGGCGCGGTTGTCGTTGGTGCCGTCGCGGTTGTCCTCGCCGTTGGCCTCGTTGTGCTTGTGCTCGTAGCTGACGAGGTCGCGCAGGGTGAAGCCGTCATGGGCGGTGATGAAGTTGACCGAGGCGTAGGGGCGGCGGCCGCCCCAGGCGTAGAGGTCGCTGGAGCCGGAGAGGCGGTAGCCGAGGTCGCGGACGTCGGGCAGGGCGCCGCGCCAGAAGTCGCGTACGGCGTCGCGGTAACGGTCGTTCCACTCGGTCCACAGGGGTGGGAAGGCGCCTACCTGGTAGCCGCCGGAGCCGACGTCCCATGGCTCGGCGATGAGCTTCACCCGGCGCAGGACCGGGTCCTGGGCGATGACGGCCAGGAAGGGGGAGAGCATGTCGACGTCGTGCATGGCGCGGGCGAGCGCGGAGGCGAGGTCGAAGCGGAAGCCGTCGACGCCCATCTCCTGGACCCAGTAGCGCAGTGAGTCGGTGATCAGGCGCAGCACCTGGGGCTGTACGACATGGAGGGTGTTGCCGCAGCCGGTGTAGTCGGCGTAGTGGCGGGGGTTGTGGGCGAGCCGGTAGTAGCCGCGGTTGTCGATGCCGCGCAGCGAAAGGGTGGGGCCGAGTTCCCCTGCCTCGGCGGTGTGGTTGTAGACGACGTCGAGGATGACTTCGATTCCGGCGGCGTGCAGGGCGCGGACCATCGCCTTGAACTCGCCGACCTGCTGGCCGCGGGTGCCGTGCGCGGCGTATGCGGCGTGTGGGGCGAAGTAGCCGATGGAGTTGTAGCCCCAGTAGTTGCGCAGGCCGCGGCGCAGCAGGTGGTCCT
This window harbors:
- the glgX gene encoding glycogen debranching protein GlgX, coding for MSQAPEDGLAHNERAAVAAPPVNGHRQAVTPDRTPPPVQEAPARLVWPGSPQPLGARYRMGPDGVAGTNFALWAGGAEGVEVCLFDDAGRESRCPLTELTHEIWHGFLPGVQPGQRYGYRVHGRWDPWSGARWNPAKLLLDPYARAVDGDFRLPPEVYGHVRDWPQQQLADTVRDNHDSAPHVPKGVVIHNSGPDDEWRDDRRPKTPWADTVLYELHVRGFTMRHPGVPKHLRGTYAGLAHPAALEHLTKLGITAVELLPVHQFAHEDHLLRRGLRNYWGYNSIGYFAPHAAYAAHGTRGQQVGEFKAMVRALHAAGIEVILDVVYNHTAEAGELGPTLSLRGIDNRGYYRLAHNPRHYADYTGCGNTLHVVQPQVLRLITDSLRYWVQEMGVDGFRFDLASALARAMHDVDMLSPFLAVIAQDPVLRRVKLIAEPWDVGSGGYQVGAFPPLWTEWNDRYRDAVRDFWRGALPDVRDLGYRLSGSSDLYAWGGRRPYASVNFITAHDGFTLRDLVSYEHKHNEANGEDNRDGTNDNRAWNCGAEGETDNADINALRRRQLRNLLTTLLLSTGVPMLVAGDELGRTQHGNNNAYCQDNETSWLDWSLLDDPAWQALFDLTTRLIALRRAHPVLRRKAFFSGRPHAPGGLRDLAWFTPHGTEMTEADWYAPSSTIGLYLSGRDIPHRDAKGDPVTDDSFLALLHAAHHPLRFPLPGPPWATTYELLIDTSQENQHHPPATLHKAGTVIDLPERSALLWRVVPEPEPPRARGAPAPPRGV